A part of Candidatus Stoquefichus sp. SB1 genomic DNA contains:
- a CDS encoding L-2-amino-thiazoline-4-carboxylic acid hydrolase translates to MSIIHNEPQIKNPIITAVRGQLEQRASWLYLLCDEAQKKGVDPMEIGPSAIRRCGLSQGEELIKKGQTKSLKGLQKTLFTKPAQWVFEMKIQNCSDDQLEIHFHYCPLVKAWQKAGCSDEEIAMYCDIAMCGDRGIGEAYGCQLDLQKTIAKGDDICHLRYYRKK, encoded by the coding sequence ATGTCAATTATTCATAATGAACCTCAAATTAAAAATCCTATTATAACTGCTGTTCGTGGTCAGTTAGAACAAAGAGCGAGTTGGCTTTATCTTCTTTGTGATGAAGCTCAAAAAAAGGGTGTCGACCCAATGGAAATTGGACCTTCAGCTATTCGTCGTTGTGGTTTATCACAGGGTGAAGAACTCATCAAAAAAGGACAAACAAAAAGTCTTAAAGGATTACAAAAAACACTCTTTACCAAACCAGCTCAATGGGTTTTTGAAATGAAAATTCAAAACTGTAGTGATGATCAATTAGAAATTCATTTTCATTATTGCCCTTTAGTAAAAGCATGGCAAAAAGCTGGCTGCAGTGATGAAGAAATTGCAATGTATTGTGATATTGCAATGTGTGGAGATCGTGGTATAGGTGAAGCTTATGGCTGTCAGTTAGATTTACAAAAAACAATTGCTAAAGGTGATGACATTTGTCATTTACGTTATTATCGAAAAAAATAA
- a CDS encoding aspartyl beta-hydroxylase, with product MNNLSEDLKKVLLAGLGAVAVTAEKSKEVVEQLVKKGELTVEQGKVLNEELKHTVAEKLREPVNAQKVSQDLEKLNSQDLELLKAKIEELQRQENEE from the coding sequence ATGAATAATTTAAGTGAAGATTTAAAAAAGGTTTTGTTAGCTGGATTAGGAGCAGTGGCTGTAACAGCTGAAAAATCTAAGGAAGTGGTAGAACAGTTAGTTAAAAAAGGTGAACTAACAGTGGAACAGGGAAAAGTTTTAAATGAAGAATTAAAACATACAGTTGCAGAAAAATTAAGAGAACCAGTCAATGCCCAAAAAGTGAGTCAGGATTTAGAAAAACTCAATTCTCAGGATTTAGAGTTATTGAAGGCTAAGATTGAAGAATTACAAAGACAAGAGAATGAAGAATAA
- a CDS encoding ABC1 kinase family protein — protein MKNKHQTLSSKRRLAQIVTILRKHHLAKGIDPVKFRMILEDLGPTFVKIGQIMASRQDMFSQRYCQELVKLRDNVAPMTMQTVRTVIEEEYGTELEKIFAHFEEEPLGSASIAQVHKATLKDGRDIVVKVQRPHIYEMMERDISLVRRAIKLLRLNEVLGSVVDLNIVLDEFWHTAKEEMDFLNEAEFARRFCHLNENIVYIGSPVIETEYSTSKVLVMEYIAGYEIDDLHQLTKNGYDTQEIAAKLAENYIKQIVDDGFFHADPHPGNLRIRDGKIVWIDFGMMGILGHAEKDLMKNAVLAIGENDTQKLVDVILTLGEHDDRIDYTLFYDHIETFMSHYVSMDLTDINLGDVVQEIFTIAHRHRISMPKGVSMLARGLVTIESTVMLIDPHISIIEIAANHVASHMANQFDLKKELTNSAHKIYESTQNALDIPIHLSEVIRMMMKGRLKINLDIMDSSVPLTTINHMVNKLVVGIVSAGLLMASSLLCTTQMTPKVFGIPALGFIGYMTAVGLGIWLLLTVLKEKRHKK, from the coding sequence ATGAAGAATAAACATCAAACATTAAGTAGTAAGCGTCGTTTAGCTCAGATTGTCACTATTTTAAGAAAACATCATTTAGCAAAAGGAATTGATCCTGTTAAGTTTCGGATGATATTAGAAGACTTAGGACCTACATTTGTCAAGATTGGACAAATTATGGCTTCTAGACAGGATATGTTTTCACAACGTTATTGTCAGGAATTGGTTAAATTAAGAGATAATGTTGCACCAATGACTATGCAAACTGTGAGAACTGTCATTGAAGAAGAATATGGGACAGAATTAGAAAAGATTTTTGCACACTTTGAGGAAGAACCTTTAGGTAGTGCATCAATTGCTCAAGTGCATAAGGCAACTTTAAAAGATGGTCGTGATATTGTTGTGAAAGTCCAAAGACCACATATCTATGAAATGATGGAAAGAGATATTTCTTTGGTTCGTCGTGCAATCAAATTATTGCGATTGAATGAAGTATTAGGTAGTGTTGTTGATTTAAATATTGTATTAGATGAATTTTGGCATACGGCTAAAGAAGAGATGGATTTTTTAAATGAGGCTGAATTTGCCAGACGTTTTTGCCATCTTAATGAAAATATAGTCTATATTGGCTCACCTGTTATTGAAACAGAATACAGTACAAGTAAAGTACTGGTCATGGAGTATATTGCTGGTTATGAAATTGATGATTTGCATCAATTAACAAAAAATGGTTATGATACTCAAGAAATTGCTGCTAAATTAGCTGAAAATTATATAAAACAAATCGTTGATGATGGCTTTTTTCATGCTGATCCTCATCCTGGTAATTTGCGTATTAGAGATGGAAAAATTGTTTGGATTGATTTTGGAATGATGGGTATTTTAGGACATGCGGAAAAGGATTTGATGAAAAATGCTGTTTTAGCAATTGGCGAGAATGATACCCAGAAATTAGTTGATGTGATTTTGACATTAGGAGAACACGATGATCGTATTGACTATACCTTGTTTTATGATCACATAGAAACTTTTATGTCTCACTATGTGAGCATGGATTTAACGGATATTAATTTAGGAGATGTTGTACAGGAAATTTTTACGATTGCACATCGTCATCGTATTTCTATGCCAAAAGGTGTGAGTATGTTAGCACGAGGACTCGTAACAATTGAAAGTACTGTTATGTTGATAGATCCGCATATTAGTATTATAGAAATTGCTGCCAATCATGTTGCAAGTCATATGGCAAATCAATTTGATCTAAAAAAAGAATTAACCAATTCTGCCCATAAGATTTATGAATCAACTCAAAATGCTTTAGATATTCCTATCCATCTTTCAGAAGTGATCAGAATGATGATGAAGGGTCGACTAAAAATTAATCTAGATATTATGGATTCTAGTGTTCCATTAACAACTATTAATCATATGGTTAATAAATTGGTTGTTGGTATTGTGAGTGCGGGATTATTGATGGCAAGTAGTCTTTTGTGTACAACCCAAATGACTCCCAAAGTTTTTGGTATTCCTGCGTTAGGATTTATTGGTTATATGACAGCAGTTGGCTTAGGTATTTGGCTGTTATTGACAGTTCTGAAAGAAAAAAGACATAAAAAATAA
- a CDS encoding EAL domain-containing protein has product MRERLSKLIIVVLLLIFCCFPQKIYALETIKVGFIDYKGFIEKSKTGVYSGYAVDYLNEISKYTQWEYRYVFDTWENCLEKLKNGDIDILCNAQYTAEREQYFDYSDLPIGNEYTIIYTQLDTPIYFNDYSAMNNKVIGLLNDSYQNQSLQKYAKENHFQYQEKYYANEEDVFAALNNKEVDMIAVGSLPLHDQVKVVAKFDPQPFYITVQKGNHQLLDKMNHALHQIHDNTPYFEMELYNQYYSQCAYSTQPLLTREEIEYIQKQKTISIGLFDNLYPYSYVNENHQQAGILIEMMDKISEKTGLNFTYHFVSSDKESESFVKNQQGLFCGALKDTKDIISGKYWSSQSILDVDQVIVSHKNTYIEDFNQSTIALTFPFEALGQELLRDYPQAQIHYYTSIEECLDDVSQGKADFAIYNAYTMNYLIQKPEYENKLSVHSISLEPVSFCITAHNQIDEQLASIINKSIDSFSKVEKDKMIYGHTIGYRYQYSLWDTMYMYRYVIIFVMIIFVLISGMIYILNKRHTQYLIHKKESDILREKIEIDALTGLYNSEVFFDKVKNILETNNQDFFIMYIDVNRFKIVNELYGMETGDELLAYIGQQLHLLNQLSSDIITCHFNADKFFIFAPSLYCDEISQTDLLKDYAIEIDVSLRYGLYPIIDRTIPVNLMCDRAALASQDVRDNYFQKIGIYDDKKRLQILQEQEIVNDIQDAILHEQLFIMVQPKYDIQRERIIGGEALVRWKHPTKGFIAPNEFIPVIENNGYIIHLDYYVWEKTCQFLQRLKKLGIDMALSVNVSRLNFYRPHFVSMLTELIQKYDLEPRNLQLEITESIYSEDSEFIYLVARDLQKHGFIILMDDFRSGYSSLNMLKDAPVDIIKLDMAFLGDTEETKRSQAVIEGVVNLTSSLNLPVIVEGVETAQQVSFLKHIQVRYIQGYYFSKPLIEDDFIKLYQKR; this is encoded by the coding sequence ATGAGAGAAAGATTATCTAAATTGATTATTGTGGTTTTGTTGCTCATTTTTTGCTGTTTTCCACAAAAAATATATGCATTAGAGACAATTAAGGTAGGTTTTATAGATTATAAAGGGTTTATTGAAAAGAGTAAAACGGGAGTATACAGTGGATATGCTGTAGACTATTTAAATGAAATTTCTAAATATACACAGTGGGAATATCGTTATGTTTTTGATACTTGGGAAAATTGTCTAGAAAAATTAAAAAATGGAGATATTGACATTTTATGTAATGCCCAATATACAGCAGAAAGGGAGCAATATTTTGATTATTCTGACTTACCAATTGGTAATGAATATACAATCATTTATACACAGTTAGATACCCCAATTTATTTTAATGACTATAGTGCAATGAATAATAAAGTGATTGGTCTATTAAACGATAGTTATCAAAATCAAAGTCTACAAAAATATGCAAAAGAAAATCACTTTCAATATCAAGAAAAATATTATGCTAATGAAGAAGACGTTTTTGCAGCATTAAATAATAAAGAAGTTGATATGATTGCTGTAGGAAGTTTACCATTACATGATCAAGTGAAAGTCGTTGCAAAATTTGATCCTCAGCCTTTTTATATCACTGTACAAAAAGGTAATCATCAATTATTAGATAAAATGAATCATGCATTACATCAGATTCATGACAACACACCTTATTTTGAAATGGAACTCTACAATCAATATTATAGTCAGTGTGCCTATTCTACTCAGCCTCTTTTAACACGAGAGGAAATAGAATATATCCAAAAACAAAAAACAATCTCTATAGGATTATTTGATAATTTGTATCCATATTCATATGTGAATGAAAATCATCAACAAGCTGGAATCCTTATTGAAATGATGGATAAAATTTCCGAAAAAACAGGATTAAACTTTACTTATCATTTTGTATCTTCTGATAAAGAAAGTGAATCTTTTGTTAAGAATCAACAAGGCTTATTTTGTGGTGCACTCAAAGATACAAAAGATATTATATCAGGTAAATATTGGTCTTCTCAATCGATATTAGATGTCGATCAAGTAATTGTCTCGCATAAGAATACTTACATAGAAGACTTTAATCAATCAACAATTGCATTAACATTTCCTTTTGAAGCATTAGGACAAGAATTATTAAGAGATTATCCTCAAGCCCAAATTCATTATTATACATCAATAGAAGAATGTCTTGATGATGTCTCACAAGGAAAAGCTGATTTTGCTATTTATAATGCTTATACAATGAATTATTTAATTCAAAAGCCAGAATATGAAAATAAGTTAAGTGTTCATAGTATTTCATTAGAACCTGTTTCTTTTTGTATTACTGCTCATAATCAAATTGATGAACAACTTGCAAGTATTATTAATAAATCTATTGATAGTTTTAGCAAAGTTGAAAAAGATAAAATGATTTATGGACATACTATTGGTTATCGTTATCAATATTCATTATGGGATACAATGTATATGTATCGTTATGTCATTATTTTTGTCATGATTATATTTGTTTTAATTAGTGGTATGATTTATATTTTAAATAAACGTCATACTCAATATTTGATTCATAAAAAAGAATCAGATATATTAAGAGAAAAGATTGAGATTGATGCATTGACAGGATTATATAATTCTGAAGTTTTCTTTGATAAAGTGAAAAATATTTTAGAGACAAATAATCAGGATTTCTTTATTATGTATATTGATGTCAACCGTTTTAAGATTGTTAATGAATTATATGGAATGGAAACAGGTGATGAATTATTAGCCTATATTGGTCAGCAGCTCCATTTGCTTAATCAGTTATCTTCAGATATTATCACATGTCATTTTAATGCAGATAAATTCTTTATCTTTGCTCCAAGTCTATACTGTGATGAAATCAGTCAAACAGATTTATTAAAAGATTATGCAATTGAAATAGATGTATCATTACGATATGGGCTTTATCCTATTATTGATCGTACAATACCAGTTAATTTAATGTGTGATAGGGCAGCTTTGGCATCACAGGATGTACGTGATAATTATTTTCAGAAAATAGGTATTTATGATGATAAAAAACGTTTGCAAATATTACAAGAGCAGGAAATTGTTAATGATATTCAAGATGCTATCTTACATGAGCAATTGTTTATTATGGTTCAACCTAAGTATGATATTCAAAGGGAAAGAATTATTGGTGGTGAAGCCCTTGTTAGATGGAAACATCCTACAAAAGGATTTATTGCTCCTAATGAATTTATTCCAGTCATTGAAAATAATGGTTATATTATCCATTTAGATTATTATGTTTGGGAAAAAACATGTCAGTTTTTACAAAGATTAAAAAAATTAGGAATAGATATGGCTTTATCAGTGAATGTCTCACGTCTTAATTTTTATCGTCCTCATTTTGTTTCTATGCTTACAGAATTAATACAAAAATATGATTTAGAACCACGTAATCTCCAGTTAGAAATTACTGAATCCATTTATTCAGAAGATAGTGAATTTATTTATTTAGTAGCAAGAGACTTACAAAAACATGGTTTTATTATTTTAATGGATGATTTTAGAAGTGGTTATTCATCATTGAATATGTTAAAAGATGCACCTGTAGACATCATTAAATTGGATATGGCATTTTTAGGAGATACTGAAGAAACAAAACGAAGTCAGGCCGTAATTGAGGGAGTTGTCAATTTAACATCTTCACTCAATCTACCAGTGATTGTAGAAGGGGTAGAAACAGCACAACAAGTTTCATTTTTAAAACATATACAAGTTCGTTATATACAAGGTTATTATTTTTCAAAGCCATTAATAGAGGATGATTTTATTAAACTTTATCAAAAAAGATAA
- a CDS encoding Crp/Fnr family transcriptional regulator yields MKIKQELFHFFESAGIKVQYHSQDIIYMQEDDANNLYLITKGRVRVYVISANGDETTLEILGKGRIFGESSFLQNSSRPTTVTAITEVELISCHLDDLYPYLNESKELTVSLLQMMSQTCDYLSSLIKKAYTYNRYEKVASFLLEQINSNPLDKDIFNNTLTYTHEEIASLVGLSRVTTTKVLNEFAHKKYIINEYKKIIVLNEKALSLLLQKK; encoded by the coding sequence ATGAAAATAAAACAAGAATTATTTCATTTTTTTGAATCAGCTGGCATCAAAGTTCAATATCATTCTCAAGATATCATTTATATGCAAGAAGATGATGCCAATAATCTTTATTTAATTACCAAAGGAAGAGTCAGGGTTTATGTCATCAGTGCAAATGGAGATGAAACAACTTTAGAGATTTTAGGAAAAGGAAGAATCTTTGGTGAATCATCTTTTTTACAAAATTCTTCACGCCCTACAACAGTGACTGCCATTACAGAAGTTGAATTGATTTCATGCCATCTTGATGATTTATATCCCTATCTTAATGAATCTAAAGAGTTAACTGTCTCTTTATTGCAGATGATGTCTCAGACCTGTGACTATTTATCATCACTCATCAAAAAAGCATATACCTATAATCGTTATGAAAAAGTTGCTTCATTCTTACTTGAACAAATTAATTCAAATCCTCTAGATAAAGATATATTTAATAATACATTAACATATACACATGAAGAAATCGCCTCTCTTGTTGGACTCTCTAGAGTGACAACAACCAAAGTCCTTAATGAATTCGCACATAAAAAATATATTATCAATGAATATAAAAAAATAATCGTTCTTAATGAAAAAGCATTATCTCTTCTATTACAGAAAAAATAA
- a CDS encoding YitT family protein — MKQKLLNAVYIVVGNILIAFALSTLLLENNIIAGGVSGIGIVLNHYLGFSISMCVGIINVVLFLIGLICLGKVFAMTTLISTFLFPLVLEFFETQSFFHHYLNDPFLACIIAGVLIGVGIGLILKANASTGGVDILAILLNKKFGLPVHIVLNCIDLSVLVLQISFNDSTHVIYGIVTVMLTSIMLNKTLTSGTSLMQLVVMSDHYEDIKNMILHDHDAGVTLLASEKGYTSENSKLVLSVLPYRKLPAIKEKINTIDPLAFMIVSHVDEVGGKGFTLEKK; from the coding sequence ATGAAACAAAAATTATTAAATGCTGTTTATATTGTTGTAGGAAATATTTTGATTGCTTTTGCTTTAAGTACACTATTATTGGAAAATAATATTATTGCAGGTGGGGTATCTGGTATAGGAATTGTATTGAATCATTATTTGGGATTCTCTATTTCTATGTGTGTTGGAATAATTAATGTAGTTTTGTTTCTAATAGGTTTAATATGCTTAGGAAAAGTCTTTGCGATGACAACATTGATTTCAACATTTTTATTTCCTCTGGTATTAGAATTTTTTGAAACTCAAAGTTTTTTTCACCATTATTTAAATGATCCTTTCTTAGCATGCATTATTGCAGGAGTATTAATTGGGGTTGGTATTGGTTTGATTTTAAAAGCGAATGCATCAACTGGTGGGGTTGATATTTTAGCTATTTTATTAAATAAAAAATTTGGATTACCAGTACATATTGTTTTAAATTGTATTGATTTATCTGTTCTGGTTTTACAAATTTCATTTAATGATTCAACACATGTTATTTATGGTATTGTGACAGTTATGTTAACATCTATTATGCTTAATAAGACATTAACTTCTGGAACAAGCTTAATGCAGTTGGTTGTGATGAGTGATCATTATGAAGATATTAAAAATATGATTTTACATGATCATGATGCAGGTGTCACTTTATTAGCAAGTGAAAAAGGATATACGAGTGAAAATTCTAAACTTGTTTTATCAGTATTGCCATATCGTAAATTACCTGCTATTAAAGAAAAAATTAATACGATTGATCCTCTTGCTTTTATGATTGTTTCACATGTTGATGAAGTTGGGGGTAAAGGATTTACATTAGAAAAAAAATAA